The following coding sequences are from one Caminibacter pacificus window:
- a CDS encoding DUF3373 family protein, whose translation MKKLIISALAVGALFAQTDNASLEKQIKELKAKLAQVEQMAIQNQKKVNPIAANNHIYFSYDLRTTYDFIEYKMNKAANDDKLTNNIFTNRVTLTGVAKPAENLKATLKLEANAIFGMNSELQYSQFNNISWVANETPDDLNIRIKQAFFNYHFGPDNGLMFSAGRRPATGGFPANLRNNDAPASPLAHLINMEFDGFSFEISNTIFSNMSDKFSDWGTWLKFCAGRGYSSSKGKWPADGSPAYSKDNLGITDFAGFILVPYDDGQYSLWMENVWAWNLKGYIDTNGDHIPDTMKDVGDYYGLDVTFRAYGIGEDLGDFFDNTTAFVSFALSQTKPYSGERMLGTTDNKVGTSWWIGAQMPGFKEVDNWGFNYVHGSKYWRSMTYGEDTLIGSIAAVRGNAYEVYYNHQIQPHLTTGLRLTYVDYKYTGSDAFFGDAGTPVDVDKAPFPAADKAYDLRAYIRYNF comes from the coding sequence ATGAAAAAGTTAATTATCTCTGCATTGGCAGTAGGAGCATTATTCGCACAAACTGACAACGCTTCACTTGAAAAGCAAATTAAAGAATTAAAAGCTAAACTTGCTCAAGTAGAGCAAATGGCTATCCAAAACCAAAAAAAAGTTAATCCTATTGCGGCAAACAATCATATCTATTTCAGCTATGATTTAAGAACAACTTACGATTTCATCGAATATAAAATGAACAAAGCTGCAAATGATGATAAACTTACAAATAACATTTTCACTAACAGAGTAACATTAACAGGTGTTGCAAAACCTGCAGAAAACCTAAAAGCTACATTAAAACTTGAAGCAAACGCAATTTTCGGTATGAATAGCGAGCTTCAATATTCTCAATTCAACAACATTTCATGGGTGGCAAACGAAACACCTGATGATTTAAATATCAGAATTAAACAAGCATTCTTTAACTATCATTTCGGACCTGACAACGGTTTAATGTTTAGTGCGGGTAGAAGACCAGCAACAGGCGGATTCCCTGCAAACTTAAGAAACAACGACGCACCTGCAAGTCCATTGGCACACTTAATTAATATGGAATTCGACGGATTCAGTTTTGAAATTTCAAATACTATTTTCTCAAATATGTCTGATAAATTCAGCGACTGGGGAACATGGTTGAAATTCTGTGCTGGTAGAGGTTATTCTAGCTCAAAAGGAAAATGGCCAGCAGACGGAAGCCCAGCATATTCAAAAGACAACTTAGGAATTACTGATTTCGCAGGATTTATTTTAGTACCTTATGACGACGGTCAATATTCATTATGGATGGAAAACGTTTGGGCATGGAATCTTAAAGGTTACATCGATACAAACGGAGACCACATTCCTGACACAATGAAAGACGTTGGGGATTACTATGGTCTAGACGTAACATTCAGAGCTTACGGAATCGGTGAAGATTTGGGTGATTTCTTCGATAATACTACTGCATTCGTTTCATTCGCACTATCTCAAACAAAACCTTACAGCGGTGAAAGAATGTTAGGTACTACTGACAATAAAGTTGGTACATCATGGTGGATCGGGGCACAAATGCCTGGATTTAAAGAAGTTGACAACTGGGGATTCAACTACGTACACGGAAGCAAATACTGGAGAAGTATGACTTACGGAGAAGATACTCTTATCGGAAGTATCGCAGCAGTTAGAGGTAATGCATATGAAGTTTACTATAATCACCAAATCCAACCTCATTTAACAACTGGATTAAGATTAACTTATGTTGATTATAAATATACAGGAAGCGACGCGTTCTTCGGTGACGCTGGTACACCTGTTGACGTTGACAAAGCTCCGTTCCCTGCTGCTGATAAAGCTTATGACTTAAGAGCTTATATCAGATATAACTTCTAA